Proteins from a genomic interval of Channa argus isolate prfri chromosome 11, Channa argus male v1.0, whole genome shotgun sequence:
- the LOC137135560 gene encoding zinc-binding protein A33-like — protein MADKNAVLETFLSCHVCSETFRDPVSLCCNHSFCSSCLQQFWKQAKIRNCPICKSKSSKDHPSINLSLKELADSFAKRQNNGSSEAKKEKKYEVLCDKHPEVPYLFCKNEQRAVCPVCEFSLHHSHKVVPIEQAVSDLKQQLKSDLKFLKDKRHKYKQVEKTYNEMIEHSKKQLLSTEKQIRAEFNKLHQFLKEEEESRLAALREEEEQKGKTISTEMKKIQEQISSLSVSICAVEEDLQKHNVPFLSSYKPTQTRARVQCSLLDPQLLSGALIDVAKHLGNLSFRVWDKMKDKVHFSPVVLDPNTANPWLCLSDDLTSVRRGDTKQQLPDNPERCTNYTDVLGSEGFSSGKHSWEVEVGDHPVWNVGLAKESVNMEEGSVSPDCGFWCLVYHDGKYTNGHGKTVTVKSLQEIRVQLDYDRGEVSFYDPEDMSLIYTYRDTFTEKLFPYFYLGEAADAKTTDIKICQTEISL, from the coding sequence ATGGCTGATAAAAATGCTGTTCTTGAAACTTTCCTGAGCTGCCACGTGTGTTCAGAGACTTTCAGAGACCCCGTGTCTCTGTGCTGCAACCACAGCTTTTGTTCAAGCTGCCTGCAACAATTCTGGAAACAAGCTAAAATCAGAAACTGTCCCATTTGTAAAAGTAAATCTTCAAAGGATCATCCATCTATAAACCTTTCTCTGAAAGAACTGGCTGACTCCTTTGCTAAGAGGCAGAATAATGGTTCATCTGAGGctaagaaagagaagaagtacGAGGTTTTGTGTGATAAACATCCAGAAGTTCCTTATTTGTTCTGTAAGAATGAACAGAGAGCTGTTTGTCCTGTCTGTGAGTTTTCTCTTCACCACAGTCACAAAGTGGTTCCTATAGAACAAGCAGTCAGTGAcctgaagcagcagctgaaatctGACTTAAAGTTTCTAAAGGACAAGaggcacaaatacaaacaagtggagaaaacatacaatgaaatgattGAACACTCCAAGAAGCAGCTGTtgtccacagagaagcagatcagAGCAGAGTTCAACAAGCTCCACCAGttcctgaaagaggaagaggagtccaGACTGGCAGCtctgagggaggaagaggagcagaaggggaAGACTATcagcacagagatgaagaagattcAGGAGCAgatctcctctctgtcagtcagtatctgtgctgttgaagaagacctgcagaaacacaacgtGCCATTCCTCAGCAGTTATAAACCCACTCAGACCAGAGCCAGAGTCCAGTGCTCACTGTTAgatccacagctgctctcaggagcactgatagatgtggccaaacacctgggcaacctgTCCTTCAGAGTCTGGGACAAGATGAAGGACAAGGTCCACTTCAGTCCTGTCGTCCTGgacccaaacactgcaaacccCTGGCTCTGTCTTTCTGATGATCTGACCAGTGTGAGACGTGgagacacaaagcagcagctccCTGATAATCCAGAGAGATGCACTAATTATACCGATGTTCTGGGCTCTGAGGGCTTCAGCTCAGGGAAACACAgctgggaggtggaggtgggagacCATCCTGTCTGGAATGTGGGTTTGGCTAAAGAATCAGTTAACATGGAGGAAGGTTCTGTTTCACCAGATTGTGGATTCTGGTGTTTAGTGTATCATGATGGAAAATACACTAATGGACATGGTAAAACTGTCACAGTGAAGAGTCTCCAGGAGATCAGAGTCCAACTGGACTATGACAGAGGGGAGGTGTCTTTCTATGACCCTGAAGACATGAGTCTTATCTACACTTACAGAGACACTTTCACTGAGAAACTCTTCCCATATTTTTATCttggagaagctgctgatgCCAAAACCACTGATATTAAAATCTGTCAAACTGAAATTTCTCTGTGA
- the susd2 gene encoding sushi domain-containing protein 2 isoform X3 yields the protein MTFDAAQHGSSQGWRNTGRTFHAVLILSFKRNMRARLREVVFLCGVFLTCTCKAAGQTCGGNCGDALEECSCHATCVSLQNCCADYNQSCFQVKPYSSSMLGGRALRIINVVVHPGGRLLCRFSGETEREGFIDAEGRAYCISPLLYETGWIPFHISTDGIHFDRSGEYLSVHPSRADPASRVNLVNSTQWQHYGTQNIAGQLKVTWNSSLIGAEKVNIELWGFREFKSSETRTNESRSLQAELSYLYSIGRNLTNTGSFSFIPKPSKDYSEWELGNIRITSNSKSDGERDVQCLWSGIHILAWHFEQSFRDNSVAWASNKCLQWDILEKKLPNFLNVLTDCPCTLAQARADTGRFHTDHSCDIERGSVCTYHPGSVHCVRAVQASPLHGSGQQCCYDSTGALLLTGDSFGGGTPDRAHDWGSPPYRKPPWVPGYSHWLYDVTSYFHCCLWSDHCHIYVTHRPSSGCRNYKPPRAGIIFGDPHFITFDGLSYTFNGKGEYYLVSLPNGELSIQARTEQVKSKNATLVKATKLSSVAMKEKSSDVIEVRVAERRLHVLRNRKLMSFSEQSWMDLHGVFVFAPSPKNVTVMFPSGIGVEVRVHEGTMAVTVLLPPEFTNHTKGLLGLMNSDLSDDLLTQQGEVISSASATPEEIFSFGAGWTISKETSLFTYDSKYLWDNYGFPPNHDPTFVPALSVPEIHDDSLVEGMMKICFGEGAHFCKYDTLSTQSLTIGNATLGAYKDHQALMTALEPVVSCGWLPSPRNGRKNGTHYVEGITLSFSCNEGYELYGFTQCTCLDDGTWTMIIWGWYLVLSVPSQHWS from the exons atGACCTTTGACGCTGCACAACACGGGTCCAGCCAAGGATGGCGGAACACGGGCAGGACTTTTCACGCAGTGTTGATTTTGTCCTTCAAGAGAAACATGAGGGCGAGGTTGAGAGAGGTCgtttttctctgtggagttttTCTTACTTGCACTTGTAAAGCCGCTG GACAAACATGTGGGGGAAATTGTGGAGACGCATTGGAGGAATGCTCCTGCCATGCAACATGTGTCTCTCTGCAGAACTGCTGTGCAGACTACAACCAGTCCTGTTTCCAGGTGAAGCCTTACTCCAGCTCTATGCTGGGTGGCAGAGCTCTGAGGATCATCAATGTGGTCGTTCACCCTGGTGGGCGCCTCCTCTGCAG ATTCAGTGGTGAGACTGAACGGGAAGGATTTATTGATGCTGAAGGTCGTGCCTATTGTATCTCTCCTTTACTGTATGAGACGGGATGGATACCATTTCATATTTCAACAGATGGAATTCATTTTGACAGATCCGGAGAATACTTGTCAG TCCACCCCAGCAGAGCAGACCCTGCCTCGAGAGTCAACCTTGTGAATTCAACTCAGTGGCAGCACTACGGCACACAGAACATAGCAGGGCAGCTTAAGGTGACATGGAACAGCTCTTTGATAGGAGCAGAGAAGGTCAACATAGAGCTATGGGGCTTCAGGGAGTTCAAGAGTTCAGAAACACGGACGAATGAATCGCGCTCTCTGCAGGCGGAGCTGAGCTACCTGTACTCTATTGGCAGGAATCTGACCAACACTGGTTCCTTCAGCTTTATCCCCAAGCCCTCCAAAGACTACTCTGAGTGGGAGTTAGGAAATATTCGTATAACTTCTAATTCTAAGTCAGATGGGGAAAG GGATGTACAGTGCCTCTGGAGTGGAATTCACATCTTAGCCTGGCACTTTGAGCAGTCTTTCAGAGATAACTCTGTCGCCTGGGCCTCAAACAAGTGTCTGCAGTGGGACATCCTCGAGAAGAAACTCCCCAACTTCCTGAATGTGCTCACCGACTGTCCTTGCACTTTGGCACAGGCCCGAGCAGACACAGGGCGGTTTCAC ACTGACCATAGCTGTGACATTGAGAGGGGCAGTGTGTGTACTTATCATCCAGGTAGTGTCCACTGTGTCAGAGCAGTTCAGGCCAG TCCTCTGCATGGATCAGGGCAGCAGTGCTGCTACGACAGTACAGGTGCTCTGTTGCTGACAGGAGACTCGTTTGGTGGCGGCACCCCAGACAGGGCTCACGACTGGGGCTCACCTCCATACAGGAAGCCACCTTGGGTTCCGGGGTACTCCCACTGGCTTTATGATGTCACGAGTTATTTCCATTGCTGCTTGTGGTCTGACCATTGCCACATCTACGTCACCCACCGACCTTCTAGTGGATGTCGCAACTATAAGCCCCCAAGAGCTG GCATTATCTTCGGGGATCCACATTTCATAACATTTGATGGCCTCAGCTACACGTTCAATGGTAAAGGAGAGTACTACCTTGTGTCTTTGCCAAACGGAGAGCTGAGTATTCAGGCCAGAACAGAGCAGGTGAAATCTAAGAACG CTACACTTGTCAAGGCCACAAAGCTGTCGTCAGTGGCTATGAAGGAGAAGAGCTCTGATGTCATTGAGGTGCGTGTAGCAGAGCGCCGTCTTCATGTGCTGAGGAACAGAAAGCTCATGTCTTTCAGTGAGCAAAGCTGGATGGACCTACATG GAGTGTTTGTGTTCGCTCCCAGTCCTAAGAATGTGACTGTAATGTTCCCCTCTGGCATTGGTGTTGAGGTTCGTGTGCATGAAGGAACCATGGCAGTGACTGTTCTGCTGCCGCCAGAGTTTACCAATCACACCAAGGGTCTCCTGGGTCTGATGAACTCTGACCTATCAGATGACCTGTTAACCCAACAAGGAGAGGTCATTTCCTCAGCCAGCGCTACGCCAGAGGAAATCTTCTCATTCGGAGCTGGCT GGACTATTTCTAAGGAGACTTCCCTTTTCACATATGACTCAAAGTACCTCTGGGACAATTACGGTTTCCCACCAAACCATGACCCCACATTTGTTCCTGCCCTTTCTGTTCCCGAGATACATGATGACAGTCTGGTGGAAGGCATGATGAAGATCTGCTTTGGAGAAGGGGcacatttctgtaaatatgaTACCCTGAGCACTCAGAGCCTCACAATAGGAAACGCCACACTCGGGGCCTACAAAGATCATCAGGCCCTAATGACAGCCCTCGAGCCAG TGGTGTCTTGTGGCTGGCTTCCCTCACCCAGAAATGGGAGGAAGAATGGAACACATTATGTAGAAGGGATCACTCTGAGCTTCTCCTGCAACGAAGGCTACGAACTGTATGGTTTCACACAGTGCACTTGTCTGGATGACGGGACTTGGACG ATGATCATTTGGGGTTGGTACTTGGTGCTGTCGGTTCCCTCTCAACACTGGTCATAA
- the susd2 gene encoding sushi domain-containing protein 2 isoform X2 — MTFDAAQHGSSQGWRNTGRTFHAVLILSFKRNMRARLREVVFLCGVFLTCTCKAAGQTCGGNCGDALEECSCHATCVSLQNCCADYNQSCFQVKPYSSSMLGGRALRIINVVVHPGGRLLCRFSGETEREGFIDAEGRAYCISPLLYETGWIPFHISTDGIHFDRSGEYLSVHPSRADPASRVNLVNSTQWQHYGTQNIAGQLKVTWNSSLIGAEKVNIELWGFREFKSSETRTNESRSLQAELSYLYSIGRNLTNTGSFSFIPKPSKDYSEWELGNIRITSNSKSDGERDVQCLWSGIHILAWHFEQSFRDNSVAWASNKCLQWDILEKKLPNFLNVLTDCPCTLAQARADTGRFHTDHSCDIERGSVCTYHPGSVHCVRAVQASPLHGSGQQCCYDSTGALLLTGDSFGGGTPDRAHDWGSPPYRKPPWVPGYSHWLYDVTSYFHCCLWSDHCHIYVTHRPSSGCRNYKPPRAGIIFGDPHFITFDGLSYTFNGKGEYYLVSLPNGELSIQARTEQVKSKNATLVKATKLSSVAMKEKSSDVIEVRVAERRLHVLRNRKLMSFSEQSWMDLHGVFVFAPSPKNVTVMFPSGIGVEVRVHEGTMAVTVLLPPEFTNHTKGLLGLMNSDLSDDLLTQQGEVISSASATPEEIFSFGAGWTISKETSLFTYDSKYLWDNYGFPPNHDPTFVPALSVPEIHDDSLVEGMMKICFGEGAHFCKYDTLSTQSLTIGNATLGAYKDHQALMTALEPVVSCGWLPSPRNGRKNGTHYVEGITLSFSCNEGYELYGFTQCTCLDDGTWTVGQPSCVKDDHLGLVLGAVGSLSTLVIMAVTIVLHNRKQYRLHVGFPPP, encoded by the exons atGACCTTTGACGCTGCACAACACGGGTCCAGCCAAGGATGGCGGAACACGGGCAGGACTTTTCACGCAGTGTTGATTTTGTCCTTCAAGAGAAACATGAGGGCGAGGTTGAGAGAGGTCgtttttctctgtggagttttTCTTACTTGCACTTGTAAAGCCGCTG GACAAACATGTGGGGGAAATTGTGGAGACGCATTGGAGGAATGCTCCTGCCATGCAACATGTGTCTCTCTGCAGAACTGCTGTGCAGACTACAACCAGTCCTGTTTCCAGGTGAAGCCTTACTCCAGCTCTATGCTGGGTGGCAGAGCTCTGAGGATCATCAATGTGGTCGTTCACCCTGGTGGGCGCCTCCTCTGCAG ATTCAGTGGTGAGACTGAACGGGAAGGATTTATTGATGCTGAAGGTCGTGCCTATTGTATCTCTCCTTTACTGTATGAGACGGGATGGATACCATTTCATATTTCAACAGATGGAATTCATTTTGACAGATCCGGAGAATACTTGTCAG TCCACCCCAGCAGAGCAGACCCTGCCTCGAGAGTCAACCTTGTGAATTCAACTCAGTGGCAGCACTACGGCACACAGAACATAGCAGGGCAGCTTAAGGTGACATGGAACAGCTCTTTGATAGGAGCAGAGAAGGTCAACATAGAGCTATGGGGCTTCAGGGAGTTCAAGAGTTCAGAAACACGGACGAATGAATCGCGCTCTCTGCAGGCGGAGCTGAGCTACCTGTACTCTATTGGCAGGAATCTGACCAACACTGGTTCCTTCAGCTTTATCCCCAAGCCCTCCAAAGACTACTCTGAGTGGGAGTTAGGAAATATTCGTATAACTTCTAATTCTAAGTCAGATGGGGAAAG GGATGTACAGTGCCTCTGGAGTGGAATTCACATCTTAGCCTGGCACTTTGAGCAGTCTTTCAGAGATAACTCTGTCGCCTGGGCCTCAAACAAGTGTCTGCAGTGGGACATCCTCGAGAAGAAACTCCCCAACTTCCTGAATGTGCTCACCGACTGTCCTTGCACTTTGGCACAGGCCCGAGCAGACACAGGGCGGTTTCAC ACTGACCATAGCTGTGACATTGAGAGGGGCAGTGTGTGTACTTATCATCCAGGTAGTGTCCACTGTGTCAGAGCAGTTCAGGCCAG TCCTCTGCATGGATCAGGGCAGCAGTGCTGCTACGACAGTACAGGTGCTCTGTTGCTGACAGGAGACTCGTTTGGTGGCGGCACCCCAGACAGGGCTCACGACTGGGGCTCACCTCCATACAGGAAGCCACCTTGGGTTCCGGGGTACTCCCACTGGCTTTATGATGTCACGAGTTATTTCCATTGCTGCTTGTGGTCTGACCATTGCCACATCTACGTCACCCACCGACCTTCTAGTGGATGTCGCAACTATAAGCCCCCAAGAGCTG GCATTATCTTCGGGGATCCACATTTCATAACATTTGATGGCCTCAGCTACACGTTCAATGGTAAAGGAGAGTACTACCTTGTGTCTTTGCCAAACGGAGAGCTGAGTATTCAGGCCAGAACAGAGCAGGTGAAATCTAAGAACG CTACACTTGTCAAGGCCACAAAGCTGTCGTCAGTGGCTATGAAGGAGAAGAGCTCTGATGTCATTGAGGTGCGTGTAGCAGAGCGCCGTCTTCATGTGCTGAGGAACAGAAAGCTCATGTCTTTCAGTGAGCAAAGCTGGATGGACCTACATG GAGTGTTTGTGTTCGCTCCCAGTCCTAAGAATGTGACTGTAATGTTCCCCTCTGGCATTGGTGTTGAGGTTCGTGTGCATGAAGGAACCATGGCAGTGACTGTTCTGCTGCCGCCAGAGTTTACCAATCACACCAAGGGTCTCCTGGGTCTGATGAACTCTGACCTATCAGATGACCTGTTAACCCAACAAGGAGAGGTCATTTCCTCAGCCAGCGCTACGCCAGAGGAAATCTTCTCATTCGGAGCTGGCT GGACTATTTCTAAGGAGACTTCCCTTTTCACATATGACTCAAAGTACCTCTGGGACAATTACGGTTTCCCACCAAACCATGACCCCACATTTGTTCCTGCCCTTTCTGTTCCCGAGATACATGATGACAGTCTGGTGGAAGGCATGATGAAGATCTGCTTTGGAGAAGGGGcacatttctgtaaatatgaTACCCTGAGCACTCAGAGCCTCACAATAGGAAACGCCACACTCGGGGCCTACAAAGATCATCAGGCCCTAATGACAGCCCTCGAGCCAG TGGTGTCTTGTGGCTGGCTTCCCTCACCCAGAAATGGGAGGAAGAATGGAACACATTATGTAGAAGGGATCACTCTGAGCTTCTCCTGCAACGAAGGCTACGAACTGTATGGTTTCACACAGTGCACTTGTCTGGATGACGGGACTTGGACGGTAGGGCAGCCTAGCTGTGTAAAAG ATGATCATTTGGGGTTGGTACTTGGTGCTGTCGGTTCCCTCTCAACACTGGTCATAATGGCAGTAACCATTGTGCTACACAACAGGAAACAGTACAG ACTTCATGTGGGCTTTCCCCCACCATAA
- the susd2 gene encoding sushi domain-containing protein 2 isoform X1 — MTFDAAQHGSSQGWRNTGRTFHAVLILSFKRNMRARLREVVFLCGVFLTCTCKAAGQTCGGNCGDALEECSCHATCVSLQNCCADYNQSCFQVKPYSSSMLGGRALRIINVVVHPGGRLLCRFSGETEREGFIDAEGRAYCISPLLYETGWIPFHISTDGIHFDRSGEYLSVHPSRADPASRVNLVNSTQWQHYGTQNIAGQLKVTWNSSLIGAEKVNIELWGFREFKSSETRTNESRSLQAELSYLYSIGRNLTNTGSFSFIPKPSKDYSEWELGNIRITSNSKSDGERDVQCLWSGIHILAWHFEQSFRDNSVAWASNKCLQWDILEKKLPNFLNVLTDCPCTLAQARADTGRFHTDHSCDIERGSVCTYHPGSVHCVRAVQASPLHGSGQQCCYDSTGALLLTGDSFGGGTPDRAHDWGSPPYRKPPWVPGYSHWLYDVTSYFHCCLWSDHCHIYVTHRPSSGCRNYKPPRAGIIFGDPHFITFDGLSYTFNGKGEYYLVSLPNGELSIQARTEQVKSKNATLVKATKLSSVAMKEKSSDVIEVRVAERRLHVLRNRKLMSFSEQSWMDLHGVFVFAPSPKNVTVMFPSGIGVEVRVHEGTMAVTVLLPPEFTNHTKGLLGLMNSDLSDDLLTQQGEVISSASATPEEIFSFGAGWTISKETSLFTYDSKYLWDNYGFPPNHDPTFVPALSVPEIHDDSLVEGMMKICFGEGAHFCKYDTLSTQSLTIGNATLGAYKDHQALMTALEPVVSCGWLPSPRNGRKNGTHYVEGITLSFSCNEGYELYGFTQCTCLDDGTWTVGQPSCVKDDHLGLVLGAVGSLSTLVIMAVTIVLHNRKQYRERQVRPDKRVIQGQTC, encoded by the exons atGACCTTTGACGCTGCACAACACGGGTCCAGCCAAGGATGGCGGAACACGGGCAGGACTTTTCACGCAGTGTTGATTTTGTCCTTCAAGAGAAACATGAGGGCGAGGTTGAGAGAGGTCgtttttctctgtggagttttTCTTACTTGCACTTGTAAAGCCGCTG GACAAACATGTGGGGGAAATTGTGGAGACGCATTGGAGGAATGCTCCTGCCATGCAACATGTGTCTCTCTGCAGAACTGCTGTGCAGACTACAACCAGTCCTGTTTCCAGGTGAAGCCTTACTCCAGCTCTATGCTGGGTGGCAGAGCTCTGAGGATCATCAATGTGGTCGTTCACCCTGGTGGGCGCCTCCTCTGCAG ATTCAGTGGTGAGACTGAACGGGAAGGATTTATTGATGCTGAAGGTCGTGCCTATTGTATCTCTCCTTTACTGTATGAGACGGGATGGATACCATTTCATATTTCAACAGATGGAATTCATTTTGACAGATCCGGAGAATACTTGTCAG TCCACCCCAGCAGAGCAGACCCTGCCTCGAGAGTCAACCTTGTGAATTCAACTCAGTGGCAGCACTACGGCACACAGAACATAGCAGGGCAGCTTAAGGTGACATGGAACAGCTCTTTGATAGGAGCAGAGAAGGTCAACATAGAGCTATGGGGCTTCAGGGAGTTCAAGAGTTCAGAAACACGGACGAATGAATCGCGCTCTCTGCAGGCGGAGCTGAGCTACCTGTACTCTATTGGCAGGAATCTGACCAACACTGGTTCCTTCAGCTTTATCCCCAAGCCCTCCAAAGACTACTCTGAGTGGGAGTTAGGAAATATTCGTATAACTTCTAATTCTAAGTCAGATGGGGAAAG GGATGTACAGTGCCTCTGGAGTGGAATTCACATCTTAGCCTGGCACTTTGAGCAGTCTTTCAGAGATAACTCTGTCGCCTGGGCCTCAAACAAGTGTCTGCAGTGGGACATCCTCGAGAAGAAACTCCCCAACTTCCTGAATGTGCTCACCGACTGTCCTTGCACTTTGGCACAGGCCCGAGCAGACACAGGGCGGTTTCAC ACTGACCATAGCTGTGACATTGAGAGGGGCAGTGTGTGTACTTATCATCCAGGTAGTGTCCACTGTGTCAGAGCAGTTCAGGCCAG TCCTCTGCATGGATCAGGGCAGCAGTGCTGCTACGACAGTACAGGTGCTCTGTTGCTGACAGGAGACTCGTTTGGTGGCGGCACCCCAGACAGGGCTCACGACTGGGGCTCACCTCCATACAGGAAGCCACCTTGGGTTCCGGGGTACTCCCACTGGCTTTATGATGTCACGAGTTATTTCCATTGCTGCTTGTGGTCTGACCATTGCCACATCTACGTCACCCACCGACCTTCTAGTGGATGTCGCAACTATAAGCCCCCAAGAGCTG GCATTATCTTCGGGGATCCACATTTCATAACATTTGATGGCCTCAGCTACACGTTCAATGGTAAAGGAGAGTACTACCTTGTGTCTTTGCCAAACGGAGAGCTGAGTATTCAGGCCAGAACAGAGCAGGTGAAATCTAAGAACG CTACACTTGTCAAGGCCACAAAGCTGTCGTCAGTGGCTATGAAGGAGAAGAGCTCTGATGTCATTGAGGTGCGTGTAGCAGAGCGCCGTCTTCATGTGCTGAGGAACAGAAAGCTCATGTCTTTCAGTGAGCAAAGCTGGATGGACCTACATG GAGTGTTTGTGTTCGCTCCCAGTCCTAAGAATGTGACTGTAATGTTCCCCTCTGGCATTGGTGTTGAGGTTCGTGTGCATGAAGGAACCATGGCAGTGACTGTTCTGCTGCCGCCAGAGTTTACCAATCACACCAAGGGTCTCCTGGGTCTGATGAACTCTGACCTATCAGATGACCTGTTAACCCAACAAGGAGAGGTCATTTCCTCAGCCAGCGCTACGCCAGAGGAAATCTTCTCATTCGGAGCTGGCT GGACTATTTCTAAGGAGACTTCCCTTTTCACATATGACTCAAAGTACCTCTGGGACAATTACGGTTTCCCACCAAACCATGACCCCACATTTGTTCCTGCCCTTTCTGTTCCCGAGATACATGATGACAGTCTGGTGGAAGGCATGATGAAGATCTGCTTTGGAGAAGGGGcacatttctgtaaatatgaTACCCTGAGCACTCAGAGCCTCACAATAGGAAACGCCACACTCGGGGCCTACAAAGATCATCAGGCCCTAATGACAGCCCTCGAGCCAG TGGTGTCTTGTGGCTGGCTTCCCTCACCCAGAAATGGGAGGAAGAATGGAACACATTATGTAGAAGGGATCACTCTGAGCTTCTCCTGCAACGAAGGCTACGAACTGTATGGTTTCACACAGTGCACTTGTCTGGATGACGGGACTTGGACGGTAGGGCAGCCTAGCTGTGTAAAAG ATGATCATTTGGGGTTGGTACTTGGTGCTGTCGGTTCCCTCTCAACACTGGTCATAATGGCAGTAACCATTGTGCTACACAACAGGAAACAGTACAG
- the si:dkey-174n20.1 gene encoding retinol dehydrogenase 14: MYFLYTIVASLVSFFILKWMKKRRYCTDLKRLDGKTVLITGGNSGIGKETAVALAMRGARVVIACRDTDKAEKAVREIKFRSHSLNILHMELDLANLQSVREFCKSFLQREKRLDILINNAGMPSILDWTDDGFSMCFGVNHLGHFLLTNLLLPRLKECAPSRVITLTCSSYKYQKLDFQDLNYNLLPFFTYCRSKLANIYFSLELARITEGKGVTSCAVHPGFVQSGWTCHYSFLFRMLMQVIMWMFFVPCEIGAQTVIYCAVSDEAAKHSGGYYVDCRPASLRPFARDTGVAKKLWEASERLVKLA; the protein is encoded by the exons atgtattttctctaCACGATAGTCGCATCTctagtttcttttttcattttaaaatggatgaAAAAGAGGAGATATTGCACCGACCTGAAAAGACTTGATGGCAAAACAGTTCTTATTacag GTGGGAATTCTGGCATCGGCAAGGAGACAGCTGTTGCCTTGGCAATGAGAGGCGCCCGCGTCGTTATTGCTTGCAGAGACACGGACAAGGCTGAGAAGGCTGTGAGGGAGATCAAGTTCCGCAGTCATAGTCTTAACATCCTGCACATGGAGCTGGATCTGGCTAACCTGCAGTCTGTACGGGAATTCTGTAAGAGCTTCCtccagagagagaagaggctcGACATCCTGATCAATAACGCAG GCATGCCCAGCATCCTCGATTGGACAGATGACGGCTTTAGCATGTGTTTTGGTGTCAACCACTTAGGTCACTTCCTCCTTACTAATCTGCTCCTGCCTCGCCTGAAGGAATGTGCCCCCAGCAGAGTGATCACCCTCACGTGCTCCAGCTACAAATACCAGAAACTTGACTTCCAGGATCTCAACTATAACCTGCTGCCCTTCTTCACGTACTGCCGCAGCAAGTTAGCCAACATCTACTTCAGCCTGGAACTAGCCCGCATAACTGAAGGGAAAGGAGTGACCTCTTGTGCCGTGCACCCTG GCTTTGTTCAAAGTGGGTGGACGTGCCACTACTCCTTCCTGTTCCGGATGCTGATGCAGGTGATTATGTGGATGTTTTTTGTGCCGTGTGAGATTGGAGCTCAGACTGTCATCTACTGTGCTGTCTCAGATGAAGCTGCCAAACACAGCGGTGGTTATTATGTCGACTGTCGACCTGCCAGCCTGCGTCCTTTCGCAAGAGACACTGGTGTGGCAAAAAAACTGTGGGAAGCCAGTGAGAGACTTGTGAAACTGGCCTGA